From one Humulus lupulus chromosome 8, drHumLupu1.1, whole genome shotgun sequence genomic stretch:
- the LOC133794709 gene encoding peroxidase 3-like, which yields MMKLNVLVLVFVVLISLLVGSQGGSLRKSFYKDSCEEAETIVKKVTEKHVANNPAVPARLLRMHFHDCFVRGCDGSVLLNSTNQNAEKDAVPNQTLLGFDVIDDIKAEVEKKCPGVVSCADILALAARDSVSYSFKKSMWEVLTGRRDGNVSVMSEALQNIPAPFFNFTQLKQNFATKGLTVHDLVVLSGGHTIGVGHCTGFNNRLYNFTGKGDQDPSLDKTYAQVLKSKCPPNDQTTTVPMDPGSALNFDSSYYGVVLKNEGLFTSDATLLTNDVAHRTVQELVEQSDFFTEFAQSMKRMGAIEVLTGTAGEIRNKCWAVNS from the exons ATGATGAAACTCAACGTTCTTGTATTGGTGTTTGTTGTTCTAATTAGCCTATTGGTGGGTTCTCAAGGAGGTAGTCTCAGGAAAAGTTTCTACAAGGATAGCTGTGAAGAAGCTGAGACTATTGTAAAGAAGGTCACGGAGAAACATGTAGCCAATAACCCTGCTGTTCCCGCGCGGTTACTCAGAATGCATTTCCATGATTGTTTTGTTAGA GGATGTGATGGATCAGTTCTATTGAACTCAACCAACCAAAATGCTGAAAAAGATGCAGTTCCTAACCAAACTTTGTTGGGTTTCGATGTAATTGATGATATCAAAGCAGAAGTTGAGAAGAAATGTCCCGGAGTCGTTTCATGCGCTGATATTCTGGCTTTGGCTGCAAGGGACTCTGTTTCCTACTCA TTTAAAAAATCCATGTGGGAAGTGCTTACGGGTAGAAGAGATGGGAATGTATCGGTAATGAGCGAAGCATTGCAAAACATTCCGGCACCCTTCTTCAACTTCACCCAACTCAAGCAAAACTTTGCCACCAAAGGTCTTACTGTGCATGACCTTGTCGTATTATCAG gaGGACACACAATCGGAGTGGGGCACTGCACTGGGTTCAACAACAGGCTCTACAACTTCACTGGAAAAGGAGATCAGGACCCTTCATTGGACAAAACATACGCTCAAGTCTTGAAGAGCAAATGCCCTCCAAACGACCAAACCACAACTGTGCCAATGGACCCCGGAAGCGCTCTCAACTTCGACAGCAGCTACTACGGCGTCGTATTGAAGAACGAGGGTCTTTTCACCTCAGACGCCACACTTCTCACCAACGACGTCGCCCATAGAACTGTCCAGGAGTTGGTTGAACAAAGTGATTTCTTCACTGAATTCGCTCAGTCCATGAAGCGGATGGGAGCCATTGAGGTCCTCACTGGCACGGCCGGTGAGATCAGAAACAAGTGTTGGGCCGTCAATTCttag